GGTTCGTGACCGATGAAGGAACGGGCGCAGTAGATGGCGTGGCCGAGCCCGAGGGGTTCCTTCTGGCGGACATAATGGATGTCGGCCAGACTGCCGATCTGCCTCACCGTGTCGAGCAGTTCCCATTTCTCCCGCTCTTCCAAAAAGACTTCCAGTTCCACCGAGCGGTCGAAGTGATCCTCGATCGCCCGCTTGTTGCGACCGGTGACGATCAGGATATCTTCGATGCCGGCGGCAATCGCCTCTTCGATGATAAACTGGATCGTCGGTTTGTCGATGATCGGCAGCATCTCTTTCGGCTGGGCTTTCGTGGCCGGCAAAAAGCGCGTCCCCAACCCGGCAGCGGGGATGATCGCTTTACGAACCTTCTTGTGCACGTCGTCGTTCCCACTTTCCTGCGAAAATGAACGGAAGCCGTTGACGGCGCCCACTTTAAGTATGTCTCAGCCCAACTCGGATTACATCACTTTTTTAGACAGGATGGTATTTTTCTGCAGGTAATTCAGCATCCCCAGCGCCAGCCCCGTTCCGAGGGCCACACAGGAGATGGCCTCTTCGGCCACATGGACGGGGAGCTTCGTCTCTTTGGCGATCAGCGTATCAAGACCGCTGAGCAGTGAGCCGCCGCCGGTCATGACGATGCCTTTGTTCATGATGTCAGCAGCCAATTCGGGCGGCGTTCTTTCCAGCACTTCCTTGACACCGCTGACGACGGCCTCGATGTTTTCCTGCATGGCCCGGAAGGTTTCCATTGCAGAGACGCGGACTGTCTTGGGCAATCCGGTGACCAGATCGCGGCCGCGGATTTCGGCAAACTCCTCCCCTTTGCGTCCTGACGGGTAGGCGGTGCCAATGCGGATCTTCAATTCCTCCGCCGTCCGCTCGCCGATCATCAGCGAGTGTTCTTTGCGGATGTAGCGGACGATGGACTCATCGAACTTGTCCCCGCCGACGCGGAGCGACTTGGAACAGACAATGCCTCCGAGGGAGAGGACGGCGATGTCTGTCGTGCCGCCGCCGATGTCGACGACCATGGAGCCGGAAGCCTCGGAGATCTCCAGGCCGGCGCCGAGGGCGGCCGCCAGGGGTTCTTCGATGAGGTATGCCTGCCGTGCCCCTGCCTGAAGCGCCGCCTGGCGCACCGCCCGCTCTTCGACTCCGGTAACGCCGGAGGGGATGCAGACCATGACACGCGGTTTAAAAAAGAAAGACTTGCCACAGGCTTTCGTGATGAAGTAGCGGAGCATCCGTTCTGTCACATCATAGTCGGCGATGACACCGTCGCGCAAGGGCCGGATCGCCACGATATTGCCCGGCGTCCGACCAAGCATGCGTCGCGCCTCTTCGCCAACGGCGATGATCGAGCCCGTGTCCTTGTTGATGGCGACGACGGAAGGCTCCATTAACACAATGCCTTTGCCTTT
Above is a window of Heliomicrobium undosum DNA encoding:
- the mreB gene encoding rod shape-determining protein → MFGLNVDIGIDLGTASVLVFVKGKGIVLMEPSVVAINKDTGSIIAVGEEARRMLGRTPGNIVAIRPLRDGVIADYDVTERMLRYFITKACGKSFFFKPRVMVCIPSGVTGVEERAVRQAALQAGARQAYLIEEPLAAALGAGLEISEASGSMVVDIGGGTTDIAVLSLGGIVCSKSLRVGGDKFDESIVRYIRKEHSLMIGERTAEELKIRIGTAYPSGRKGEEFAEIRGRDLVTGLPKTVRVSAMETFRAMQENIEAVVSGVKEVLERTPPELAADIMNKGIVMTGGGSLLSGLDTLIAKETKLPVHVAEEAISCVALGTGLALGMLNYLQKNTILSKKVM